The genomic region GCGCTGCGCCACCTGCCACATTGATCGTGAGGCCCGCGCCGGAGACCGGTTGGAATGTCCCCGCTGCGAACGCGACTCCGGAAAGGAAGAGCAATCGGACGAGTATGAACCAGGCCATGGGGCCTCCCTGTATGACAACGCAACTATAACGGCGCTTGGGAGTGATTACACGAGGAGATGATCAAGCGCCTCCTGGACCGTCCGGACGCCCACCAGCTCGCACGTAATCCCGGCCAGGCCCGGGTCGGTGACATCGACATTGGCGGCTGGCATCACGCAGCGGCTGAACCCCATCTGGGCGGCTTCCCGCACTCGCCGGGAAGCCTGGGTCACGGCGCGCACCTCTCCGGCCAAACCGACTTCGCCGAACACGGCGGTGCCGGCACCGACGGCACGGTTTCTGGCGCTCGACGCGACGGCGGCAACCACCGCAAGATCGACCGCCGGCTCGTCGACGCTCATGCCGCCCGCGAGGTTCGCGAACACGTCGTCGCCACCCAACTGCAGTCCGGCGCGTTTCTCGAGCACCGCGAGCAGCAGCGACAACCGGTTCTGGTCCAGGCCCACCGCGGTGCGCTTGGCGTATCCGTAGGCACTCGTGCTGACCAGCGCCTGCACCTCGACGAGGATCGGCCGCGACCCTTCGATGCAGCAGAGCACGGCCGAACCGGGCGTGCCGCTCGGCCGCTCCGCCAGGAAGAGCGCTGACGGATTGGCCACCGGCCGGAGTCCCGCGGCCGTCATCTCGAACACGCCCATCTCGCTCACTGCCCCGAACCGGTTCTTCGCCGCTCTCACGATCCGGTGCGCGTGATGGCGCTCGCCTTCGAAGTACAACACCGTGTCGACGATGTGCTCGAGCGCCTTGGGACCAGCGAGACTGCCTTCCTTCGTCACGTGACCGACAAGGATGATGGGCACGTTCTGGGCCTTAGCCGCGAACAGCAACTGGGTGGCCGCCTCGCGAATCTGACCGATACTGCCGGGCGCCGACTG from Acidobacteriota bacterium harbors:
- the radA gene encoding DNA repair protein RadA, whose product is MKPPKTVFVCQECGSQSQKWLGRCPECGAWNSMVEERPAVDAPAPGVNRFSSAAGNTARLYTEIETAHSPRMTTGIDEFDRVLGGGIVPGSLVLLGGEPGIGKSTLLLQTASSVAQASGPVLYSSGEESEHQIKLRGERLGVGTAPLYLLAETGLERVLEEMARLRPALVIVDSIQTVFSLRMQSAPGSIGQIREAATQLLFAAKAQNVPIILVGHVTKEGSLAGPKALEHIVDTVLYFEGERHHAHRIVRAAKNRFGAVSEMGVFEMTAAGLRPVANPSALFLAERPSGTPGSAVLCCIEGSRPILVEVQALVSTSAYGYAKRTAVGLDQNRLSLLLAVLEKRAGLQLGGDDVFANLAGGMSVDEPAVDLAVVAAVASSARNRAVGAGTAVFGEVGLAGEVRAVTQASRRVREAAQMGFSRCVMPAANVDVTDPGLAGITCELVGVRTVQEALDHLLV